The Clupea harengus chromosome 26, Ch_v2.0.2, whole genome shotgun sequence genome has a segment encoding these proteins:
- the LOC105900210 gene encoding LOW QUALITY PROTEIN: axin-2 (The sequence of the model RefSeq protein was modified relative to this genomic sequence to represent the inferred CDS: inserted 1 base in 1 codon): MSRALTEPIGSSFREDAPRPPVPGEEGEASCHTPSKYAKMRAQNKAKLIAASPSSSMSKRNEDGLGEPEGSASPDSPLARWTKSLHFLLGDQDGAHLFRTFLEREQCVDTLDFWFACNGFRQMDLKDSKTVRVAKAIYKRYIENNSIVAKQMKPATKTYIRDSIKKQQIDSAMFDQAQTEIQSTMEENAYQMFLTSDIYLEYVRTGCENAAYVNHSNLGSLKLMCGYLPPLIEDKEWNCNDLKVKALATVVGLSEKTLRATVSIRTTDVLEHACRTQRRGEPANPYFVNSGHVFAPATSANDSEISSDAMTDDSMSMTDSSVEGIPPYKLGKKQLQREMHRSVKINGQVSLPHFPRTSRLPREMTPVEPTAFAAQLIARLEKLKKEQETLSSLEERLQQIQEEEERDESEVPGSTLPTPSTLPXALALMPSGSCEEDPQAILDEHLSRVLKTPGCQSPGVPVRYSPRSRSPDRCATSATASLFLGNGSPSFAVPVGKGPLAARQATKHIHHHYIHHHHATSPKTKEQIEAEAAQRVAQCMCPPGSAADYSYQRCHSPSELNSGRSSTLSKRPSKASDGMSASLSGGEGSVTPQLPCDGTDRSQNVWQWILDSERQNKHKLHSTQGLKKLHTPEASSKTLPSRTPSWGGGGIGNGGNPSRNHHPGHPYIQDPAMPPLPPPNTLAQLEEACRRLEEVSKPPKQRHSAPSLQKDRSHPQPFMNGSSVPASPSLLTDEWKEPKKPCNGLGGVQAVLLPMSSSLSSSSSLLLSSSSELVVTYFFCGEEIPYRRMMKTHCMTLGHFKEQLRKKGNYRYYFKKASDEFECGAVFEEVWDECTVLPMYEGKVLGKVERMD; encoded by the exons ATGAGTAGGGCGCTAACGGAGCCTATCGGCAGTAGCTTCAGAGAAGATGCTCCTCGTCCTCCGGTGccgggggaagagggagaagcgTCATGCCACACTCCCAGCAAATATGCCAAAATGAGAGCTCAAAACAAGGCTAAACTGATCGCCGCCTCTCCTTCGAGTTCCATGTCGAAGAGGAACGAGGATGGACTCGGGGAACCCGAGGGGAGCGCGTCCCCGGACTCTCCGCTTGCCCGGTGGACGAAGTCGTTGCATTTTCTCTTGGGTGACCAAGACGGTGCTCACCTTTTCAGAACATTTTTGGAGCGAGAGCAATGCGTGGACACGTTAGACTTTTGGTTCGCCTGCAACGGTTTCAGGCAAATGGACCTCAAAGATTCCAAAACTGTACGAGTTGCCAAAGCAATTTACAAACGGTACATCgaaaacaacagcattgttGCCAAGCAAATGAAACCTGCAACCAAGACATACATAAGGGATAGTATTAAGAAGCAACAGATAGACTCCGCAATGTTCGACCAGGCACAGACTGAGATTCAGTCCACGATGGAGGAGAATGCTTACCAGATGTTTTTAACTTCTGACATATACCTCGAGTACGTTCGCACCGGGTGCGAGAACGCTGCCTACGTGAATCACAGCAATCTTGGAAGTCTGAAGTTGATGTGTGGGTATCTTCCTCCGTTGATTGAGGACAAGGAATGGAATTGCAATGACTTAAAAGTGAAAGCCTTGGCCACCGTGGTCGGACTATCGGAAAAAACATTACGAGCTACTGTATCCATTCGGACGACGGATGTGCTTGAACATGCGTGCAG GACGCAGAGACGAGGAGAACCGGCGAATCCGTACTTCGTCAACTCGGGGCACGTGTTCGCCCCCGCCACCAGTGCCAACGACAGCGAGATCTCCAGCGACGCCATGACAGACGACTCCATGTCCATGAcagacagcagtgt AGAAGGCATCCCTCCGTACAAACTGGGCAAGAAGCAGCTTCAGAGGGAGATGCATCGCAGTGTCAAGATCAACGGCCaggtctctctcccccactttcCG AGGACGAGTAGGCTGCCAAGGGAGATGACCCCCGTGGAGCCGACGGCTTTCGCAGCTCAGCTCATCGCCCGTCTAGAGAAGctgaagaaggagcaggagacACTGAGCTCCCTGGAGGAGCGACTACAGCAGATCCAAGAG gaggaagagagggacgaGAGTGAGGTGCCTGGCAgcaccctccccacccccagcacCCTCC ACGCCCTCGCCCTGATGCCCTCGGGCTCCTGTGAGGAGGACCCGCAGGCCATCCTGGACGAGCACCTCTCCCGCGTCCTCAAGACCCCCGGCTGCCAGTCGCCCGGCGTGCCCGTCCGCTACTCCCCGCGCTCCCGCTCGCCCGACCGCTGCGCCACCTCCGCCACCGCCAGCCTCTTCCTGGGCAACGGCAGCCCTTCGTTCGCCGTGCCCGTGGGCAAAGGCCCTCTGGCCGCCAGGCAGGCCACCAAGCACATCCACCACCACTacatccaccaccaccatgcCACCTCACCCAAAACCAAGGAGCAGATCGAGGCGGAGGCGGCGCAGCGCGTGGCCCAGTGCATGTGCCCGCCCGGCAGCGCTGCCGACTACTCCTACCAGCGGTGCCACAGCCCGTCCGAGCTTAACTCTGG GCGTTCTAGCACTTTGTCCAAGAGACCCAGCAAGGCCAGCGACGGCATGAGCGCCAGCCTGTCTGGGGGCGAGGGCAGCGTCACCCCTCAGCTGCCCTGCGACGGAACCGACCGCTCGCAGAACGTCTGGCAGTGGATCCTGGACAGCGAGAGGCAGAACAAGCACAAACTGCACAG CACTCAAGGCCTAAAGAAGCTCCACACCCCCGAGGCCTCATCCAAAACCCTCCCCAGTCGGACGCCGTCATGGGGAGGTGGTGGCATCGGCAATGGTGGTAACCCTTCCCGCAACCACCACCCAGGGCACCCCTACATCCAGGACCCTGCCATGCCCCCTCTGCCGCCGCCCAACACCCTGGCACAGCTTGAGGAGGCCTGTCGGCGCCTGGAGGAAGTCTCTAAACCCCCAAAACAAAG GCATTCAGCACCCAGCCTTCAAAAGGACCGGAGCCATCCACAACCCTTCATGAATGGAAGCTCAGTTCCAGCCAGTCCCAGCCTTCTGACCGACGA GTGGAAAGAGCCAAAGAAGCCATGCAACGGGCTCGGCGGAGTCCAGGCGGTGCTGCTGCCGATGTCGTCGTCGTTGTCTTCGTCGTcgtcgttgttgttgtcttcGTCTTCGGAGCTGGTGGTCACGTACTTCTTCTGCGGCGAGGAGATTCCGTACCGGCGCATGATGAAGACCCACTGCATGACTCTGGGTCACTTCAAAGAGCAGCTGCGCAAGAAGGGCAACTACAG GTACTACTTCAAGAAGGCCAGTGACGAGTTTGAGTGCGGCGCCGTGTTCGAAGAGGTGTGGGACGAATGCACAGTCCTGCCCATGTACGAGGGCAAAGTCCTGGGTAAAGTGGAGAGAATGGACTGA